TTAGAGCTCTTGACTCACTGCATCAGTGAGTTCTTGTTAATAATAATCCCACTTAAAGTgtataataacacaattcacctcaatcattttaaatatatatatatatatatatatatatatatatatatatctaacatTGCGATGAAATggtaaatattcaatattttagaaGGACATACTTTTTTTGAGGGGTAAATAGATTGGATGTGGCATATTTGTTTgtaataaaatagataattatgaagagaaaaaattaatgtattaatttatttctaCATTAATCAACAACTTTCTTAGCaccaaattaataaacaaagTGCTTTTTATTAATAAACTTTTAAAGTAATTATGTAACAAGACGGTTAACCAGTAATCTGGTAACCAAATTATTCTCTCTTAATCAAATTTTCTTGTAAAAGTAAGTaacttatatatttattttctataagtAATAAATCTATAATAATGACATACAAAAAGATAGCCATATAGATCCAAAGTTTGATTTGGACTTTTGGTGAAAAGGCccaattaaaatgtaaaaaggGCCCTAGTATGGCCCAACATGTTAGATTCACATAATTGAGCATCCAGATGCATTCTCTTCACTAAAGTAATCACATTTGTTCACATAACATCCCTTTGGGAGTCCATAGGGTATGGGCCCGGGCCCGGGCCCATATCCGTATGAATATGTGTCGTAGCAtggtggtggtggaggtggTTGTACTGGTCTTCCGTACCAATTATCATGATAACAAGGGCCTCCAGTATAGCCTTCGTAACATTGCCCACAACAATACATCCCCGGAGAGGGTTGGTGTGGATATCCTTGAACTGGCATCACGATCACTGGTTCTGGAACTGGCGGAAATTGTGGTTGTGGTTGTGGTTGTGGTTGTGGGGGAAGAGCTACTGGTGGTGCTGGTTTAGGTGCTTCTTTTGGCTTTTCGGGCTCTTTGGGCTTCTGAACCTCCTTTGGCTTTTCGGGCTCTTTAGGCTTCTCTGGTTCCTTGGGCTTCACGGGTTCTTTGGGCTTTTCAGCTTCTTTAGGCTTCTCCACCGCCACTATTTTAGGTTTTTCGGGTTCTTTAGGCTTCTCTACTACTTTAGGTTTCTCTGATTCTTTAGGCTTCTCTACAACCACCACTTTGGGTTTCTCAGGTTCTTTAGGCTTCTCCACGACTACTACTTTAGGTTTCTCGAGCTCTTTAGGCTTCTCCACCACCTTGGGCTTTTCGGGCTCTTTAGGCTTCTCCACCACCTTGGGCTTTTCGGGCTCTTTAGGCTTTTCCGATTCTTTAGGCTTTTGAGACTCTTTGATCTCAATGCTCTTGATTACTCCCCCTCCTTTGCAACACAATTTGTCACGAATTTTTTCAGGATTGCAACACAATACagtaattgtgattatattggCCTTTTCATCATACACTTGGTCTCGAATTTCTCTTGTCCAAAATAATTAAcaccaaaatcaaaaaaaaaaaactcagtTTTCATCCACACATATCTTGTccttatattaataaaataatatgataattatttaatgaaatataaaatgaaagaaagtgacttttttttttcaaataaaaattttgctAAAAATTAATAGTTGCAAAAAAGTGACTCACGAGGGAATTTGCAGagaatttttttgacttttttgtaGCAGCTTGAACATTGAAGATCAACCTTTAGCATCATTATGGTAATCTAtttaacaaaaaacaaaaaaagatatatattagtcgaataaaataaattgttacatatattacaataattcaaaaaaattaaaagcgtCTGTTTCTCATATTCTTCAAACATACATTCATTCAGAGGCGAAGCTAGAACTTTTACTCATATTTTTCATCCTAATTACTAACTTTGGTCAAACTAATAACAATCCCTTTAGCTCCGATTCGACCACACTTGTGTCAAATCCtttaaaatgcactattttttttatagaatcaACTTGTaccatttaatattttctcaaaattcgaGCAACTAAAAATAACCTAGTTATATGTCTATAGAGGAaattaaatagtaaaattaCATACCTTCTCAGTATTGTCACCACCCATAGTTGAGAACTaagaattttgatatttaaaagtGATAACTAATCTATGGTTTTTTGGGTAAACTTGAgaagggaaaagaaaaaaaatgtagttTTATTATATAGAATGAATATGAATGATGTAGAGATGGCTTAAGATAGAGAAAGttgtataaagttgaaattttatGAAATCATCAAGATTGGTAGCTAGCCTCTATTGGTGATGGTGGTGGGGTAGGAGGGGAGGCTATATATaagattagttttttttttttttaataattatattttaatttttcgattattaatgaattctcattttgatttttataatgcctgaataaactaattaaataatatgtttttagtatatttatgttagactagtttaaaattaattgagtAATAAAACAAGTTTAATATATCACATTACAAATTTATTATATCAAGTATTTGATTCTTTCTATCGATATAAATATTAGATAACTTTTATATCAAACTTAAAGAaatgttgaaaatattatttcatatttttttcttctaaaatttaaaccTTGATTGGCTATATTAATTGCTAACTATATATTCCCCATATGTGCATGTGATTTGGCTTTGATAGTCGCTCATCTCCATACCTTTGTCtctaagcaaaaaaaaaaaaaagatttttttttcaaaaaaaataattaggaatAGTAATAAAACTAGTACTAAGAAAGtggaaaataaggaaaataaagcTTTAGTTTGGTTAGTGTAATAATGGAATTTGCACCCCACATGCTTGTTATAACTAACCTTATTTTGTGGTTCTTGAGATTTGCGTAGTATGGTCAATTGATCTTAAATACCTTTCAATGCTTCGATTTGAatactaattataaaaatatgtaattatttttatattagaaaattttctttaataacAAGGAAGAAGATCGTAGAAAGTGAGGCTTAGATTGTTCATGCATATGAAAAGAAGACGTATGAAAGTTGAGTGAAAGCGTGGAAGTTAAGGTTGGTTATAGATGATTTTAAGAGAGATAGAGGTCGATCAAAGAAATATTGGAAAGATGTGTTCAGACAATTCAACATGTTACAGTTTTAGCTTACGAGGACATGACCTTAAATAGAAAGTTCTGAAATATATAGATTAGAGTAAAGGGTTAGTACGTAGTAGTGAGTTGCCGCGCTACTCGTTCATACGATCAATCGTAATATTTTTCATGTAGTTTCTTGtctttcaatttttgttattatttgttgtttcttgtaattcaataatcataTTATCTTGGTGTGGTTATTGTTAAGAATGTTTtgttatgcttttacttttttgttAATTCATTTTCTGACTGTTTTTTTTAGTCGGGATCTTCTCGAAACAACTTCGCTATCTCTAAGATTGAGATAAGATCTACATATATTCTATAGTCTCAAACGCAAAATATGACGATGTTATTGTAATTATTCAAAAATGTGATATATATCTATAGGTCTTACAtgatacaaattaattaattgaaaatctAAAGTAGGTATCTAAcgtcaaataaaaattaaaaaaaaatgttattatgaCTAGGTATTCTAGAGGattcttttactatttcttgTGTGCTTAACTTGAAATTCCATTTTCTTCTACTCTCTTATCATCAACTTATACCATGAAGTCATGAACTATTTttagaagataaaaaataaaattatgggtagagaaaagaaaatttgtaaAGGAATTAATAATTTGGAGTATTGAATATTCattgataaagtgaaatattaggtaactaattaattgaatattaagattttcgtaaaaaaaagtaattaatgtttagtagtataaaataaaataaaaaattatttttgttgatatgaTTAAAGTGatgtttaagaaataaatatatttaaaaatagtggataaataaaattaaataaaagggtAATAAagtaatttcaacaaaaagtaaGAAGAATCTGAAATTTACACATAAATTACATTCGCCGAATGTGTTTTGTGTCTTTCTTTCTCAACTTAATTATTGTcgagtataaaataaaaaataaattatcttttcgttatataataagaaataattatatttttaaaatagtggacaaataaaaataaaatgatttcaaacaATCAATAAGAAGACACCGAACTTTACCATAAATCGCAGTCGTCGAATACGTTTTATGTCTTTCATTCTCAACAATTATTGTCGagtacaatatatatatatatatatatatatatatatatatatatatatatatatatatatatatataagtaataaataaaagaaataattgtattttatttttaaaaaaaatggacaaataaaattaaatagaagcgataataaagtaatttcaataattaataagaagACACTGAactatacacacacacacacatatatataagtaataaataaaagaaataattgtatttaatttttttaaaaaatggacaaataaaattaaatagaagcgataataaagtaatttcaataattaataagaagACACTGAACTATACACATAAATTGCATTCATCGAGTGTTTTTATCCCTTTCTTTCTCATCTCAATTATTGTTGagtataaaataacaaataattatattttctttatataataaaagtaataaataaaagaaggcattatattttaaaaatagttaacaAATAAGACTAAACAGAAAGGATAATTAAGTAATtccaacaataaataaaaagtcaaaaaaacttatatataaataGCATTCAACGAATTCATTTatgagcaactttcacatagcaaacaaaaaattcatatttgtataatatagcaaactttgcataattgtgctccatagcaaaaataaaaactgtataattcgctatacatatacaagtgtataattcgctggcctaaattgtataattcgctagcctattccgctgcaattgtataatttgctttgcattagttgaatcgaattaaaatgtatgtatattgcataattataagtttatagcaaaaagatatatgtttttctcgctttatacaaaaacaaaaacacaatatatacacttctgttgtataaaactagagaaaattgtatttcactgcgtataattcacaattgtataattcgttggcctttttctctgcaatttttgaagtaaaatgtttgtaaattg
This DNA window, taken from Solanum lycopersicum chromosome 5, SLM_r2.1, encodes the following:
- the PKE1 gene encoding drought-related protein PKE1; this translates as MGGDNTEKITIMMLKVDLQCSSCYKKVKKILCKFPQIRDQVYDEKANIITITVLCCNPEKIRDKLCCKGGGVIKSIEIKESQKPKESEKPKEPEKPKVVEKPKEPEKPKVVEKPKELEKPKVVVVEKPKEPEKPKVVVVEKPKESEKPKVVEKPKEPEKPKIVAVEKPKEAEKPKEPVKPKEPEKPKEPEKPKEVQKPKEPEKPKEAPKPAPPVALPPQPQPQPQPQFPPVPEPVIVMPVQGYPHQPSPGMYCCGQCYEGYTGGPCYHDNWYGRPVQPPPPPPCYDTYSYGYGPGPGPIPYGLPKGCYVNKCDYFSEENASGCSIM